ATTTATGAACTTTCCCACACCATGAACAAATCAAATAACTGTTATTTTTGAATTATCAATAATGATTACCGAAAAAAGCAAAATCATATAAATCAAATAGTTAAATAAAAACTCAATGTATACCTCTCTTGAAGCACTTAAATTATATTAAAATTTGTAATGTAACGTAAAACATACGCCGTTAGGAGTTTTCTTAGATGCAATGTAAGGGTATGCTAATTTGTATCGAACACAGGAAGTGAATATTCGGTCACATTCAGAAAGAGCAGAAAATCTCTATTCTGTTATCAATTATCGTGCAGTGATGACATTGTACGGTAAGCGTCGACAACCTGCTGAGCCAGGTTAAGCAGTGGGCCTCCCGGTCCTCAGGAAATAAGGATATTAGTATGGCTACCCAAGCAATGATTCAAAAACTGAATGCCCAGATGAATCTTGAGTTCTATGCGTCTAATCTGCATTTGCATTTGAGCGACTGGTGCTCGGAGAACAGTCTCAACGGTACAGCCTCCTTCTTTCGCACCCAGGCGCAAAGCAATGTCACTCACATGATGCGAGTTTTCGACTTTATGAAACATGTTGGGGCCAATCCGATCGTGAAGGCCATTGACATGATGGATGATGACTATTCATCTCTTGAAGAACTGTTCCAGAAAACTCTGGAAGAATTCGAACAACGTCGTGTCACGCTCAGTAAACTGGCTGACGAAGCAAAAGCGCAGAAAGACAGCACTACGCTGGATTTCTTACGCGACATTGATAAAGAGCAGCAGCAGGATGGCGTGTTACTCAAGACGCTTGCGGATGAAATCCGTAACGCGAAACTCGCGGGCCTGTGCCCGGAGCAAACTGACCGCCATCTGCTCAATGTCGTCCGCGACCAGCACCACTAATTTCCACCGGCCTGCACCTTTGACGGCAGGCCGTCCCTTCGCTTTATCAATTAGTTAAATTTTCGTTACCAACTAATTGTTTTCCTTTGATTTAAACAAATCAGATCTCGCTCCCAAAGCATATCCACACAACATGTAATGATTTTGAGAATTTCATTATCATTGACGAGGGAGCTTCATGATTACCATCGAATTTATAGTCATCATCCTCTGCCTGCTGATAGGAACGCGGTTCGGCGGTATGGGACTTGGGCTGATAAGCGGTATCGGTCTTTTCATCTTAAGTTTTATCTTTGGCCTGCAGCCCGGCAAACCACCCGTTGATGTCATGCTGACCATTCTTGCCGTCATCGGTTGTGCAGCCACGTTACAGACAGCTGGCGGCCTAAATGTGATGATGCAATTTGCCGAGCGGCTTCTGCGAAAACACCCGCAACACATCACACTTCTCGCACCATTCACGACCTGGATGCTGACTTTTCTCTGCGGAACGGGGCACGTGGTTTACACCATGTTCCCTATTATTGCGGACATTGCGTTAAAAAAAGGAATTCGTCCTGAACGCCCAATGGCAGTGGCTTCTATTGCCTCGCAGATGGCGATCACCGCCTCCCCTGTTTCGGTTGCCGTTGTTTCGCTGGTTTCCATTCTGGGGGCGCAGCATGGTATTGGCCACGCATGGGGGATTCTGGAAATCCTGGCGATCTCTGTCCCGGCTTCACTGTTTGGCGTGGCCATCGCTGCTTTATGGAGCCTGCGTCGTGGCAAAAATTTGGCTGATGACCCGGACTTCCAGGAAAAGCTGAAAGATCCCAAACAACGTGAATTTATCTATGGCGGAACAGAAACGCTGATGAATCAGCGTTTCCCCAAACAGGCCTATTGGTCGACATGGATCTTCTTCGCCGGGATCGCTGTTGTTGTCCTGCTGGGCGCATTGCCGGAACTGAGACCCGCCTTCGACATTAAAGGCAAAATGACTGCGCTGTCGATGAACCTCGTCATTCAGATGATGATGTTGATTGCCGGGGCCGTTATGTTGATCGTCTGCAAGGTAAACGCGTCGGCTATCTCTAACGGGGCAGTCTTTAAGGCGGGGATGGTCGCTATTTTCTCGGTATTCGGCGTGGCGTGGATGAGTGATACCTTTTTCCAGGCGCACCTGGATGAACTCAAAATGGCGCTGGAGGGCGTGGTAAAAAGTCATCCCTGGACATACGCGATTGTCCTGTTTTTGGTCTCCAAGCTGGTCAACAGCCAGGCGGCTGCACTGACGGCCGTCGCCCCAATGGGGCTCATGCTGGGAATCGACCCCAAAATGTTGATTGCCTTCTTCCCGGCGTCTTATGGATATTTTGTTTTGCCAACATACCCAAGCGATCTGGCGTGCATTGGTTTTGATCGGTCCGGCACAACAAAAATCGGCCGGTTTATCATTAACCATAGCTTCATATTGCCAGGCCTGATTGGTGTGAGCTGTGCGTGTGCGGCGAGTTATTTACTGGTCCAGACGTTCTTTTAGTTCCCTCTCCGGGCGACAGGACATGTCGCCCTTCGACGTTTTTTCAGAAAAACGTTTCTAATTTCAAAACATCGGTTTATTTTAGTGGGACTCACCCTGCGGTGTGAACTTCAGTTCGATAAGCGCAATGGCTTTTTGGATCGCACGACGCGTGACAGGATCTGCCGCAGCAGGATGACTGGTGAAATCGATGGTTTTCAGTTGGCTGGACATTTTTTCGCGCACTTCAACTGGCGCGATGACGTCTAACACATCAAGGATTTGTTTGATTACCAACTGGCATGCAACGACGTCAGACACCAGCTCCTGATCGGCGCTCAAATTTTGTGACATGGGATTCTCCTTATTTAAAGGCCGCCATAGTAGCAAAACGTCAGCCCTTTCATCTCCCTCTCGTCGTTACAGGCACAAAAAAACCTGCCGAAGCAGGTTTTTTCACATCAGAACATAGCGCCCGGTGGTACGTCTTTAAAGGTGTTGCAGTAGTTTGCCCACATGCTTTTCAGGATTTTGCGCAGTTTCATGATAGTGCTCCGGTAATTTGTTATGCAGGTGTTATCGTCTATGCGCACATAATATGACCAGTATCACAAAAATCAATGTTTTTGTGATGTTGGTCACGATTAATAAACCACCAGTGCTGCTATTTTGTTAAAAAAATAATGTGAAATCCGTAGGTTACGAACCTATAAATTCCAGTAAATTTTTATAAATTTTTTTGATATGGCAGGAAGAAAATGAGTGAAAACATCACCGGCAAAGAGAGTCGCGGCTTATCGCCAGCGGCACTGTTGGTTGCCGGGGCTTTCTTTATGGAGTTTATTGACGGTACGGTTATCGCCACCGCACTACCCGATATGGCAAAAAGCTTTGGCGTGCAGGCCGTCGATCTGAACATCGGGATAAGTGCATATCTGATCACCCTGGCTGTTCTGATCCCCGCAAGCGGGTGGATAGCAGACCGCTTTGGCGCGCGTAAAGTTTTTGCCCTTGCTCTGGCCATCTTCACACTGGCATCTGTTTTTTGCGGACTCGCCACCACGGTTGATCAGTTTGTTGCAATGCGTGTTCTCCAGGGGATGGGAGGGGCGCTGATGGTCCCCGTCGGACGTCTGGCGGTTTTACGAACAACACCCAAACACCAGCTAATTACCGCCATTGCCACATTGACCTGGCCCGCGTTGGTTGCACCAATAATCGGCCCACCACTGGGTGGCTTCATTACCAGCTATGCCAACTGGCGTTGGATATTTTTCATTAATGTTCCGCTGGGTATAGTGGCGATTATTCTGGCGCTGCGCATCATTCCGGATCTGCATGACGATGAGCGGCGCCCCTTTGACCTTCCGGGTTTTCTCGCTACCACGATTGCTATGGTGAGCCTGGTTTATGCTATGGAGTCGATGGGAGGCCAGCATGTACAGGAGGGTTTGACGTTGCTGCTGCTGGCTATCGGTACAGTGGCGTTAATTTTTGCCCTTCGCCATTTCCGCCGTGTTCCCTGGCCAATGATTCGGCTCGATGCGTTAGATGTTCCGACTTTCCGGGTCACCATGTACGGCGGCTCATTATTTCGCGCGTCGATTAGCGCCGTACCTTTTCTGTTACCTCTGATGTTTCAGGTCGGGTTTGGGATGGATGCCTTCCATTCCGGGCTGCTCGTCCTGGCCGTTTTCGTAGGAAATTTGACCATAAAGCCTGCCACGACACCGCTTATTCGCTCGTTAGGATTTAAGCGATTACTGCTGATTAACGGCGCGCTAAACGTACTGGCACTGCTGGCCTGCGCACTGATCACACCGCACACCCCTGTCTGGCTCATTATGCTTATTCTTTATCTTGGTGGCGTTTTCCGCTCCATCCAGTTTACGGCAGTCAGTACACTGGCTTTTGCCGACGTACCTTCACCACAGATGAGTTATGCCAACACGCTGTTTTCAACGGCGACACAGTTAGCCGTTGGACTGGGTATCACACTCGGGGCAATCGGGATACGCATTGGTGAAAAAATGGGCGATGCATTCGGTCTGGCCGCCATACCCGGCATCAGTTTCCGCCTGGCCTTTGTGGCGATCGCTCTGATTTGTCTGGTGGGAATGTTTGATACATTGCGGCTGACAAAAGACGCGGGCAGCGCGGTATCAAAGAAGTAAAAAAAAGCCAGCGGATGCTGGCTTTTTCATTTTATTGGGCATTAACCCACGATAGCGCGAACAAAGGCTTCAATCTCTTTGTCCTGGCAGTTTTCAAAGAAACACTGCTGGAAACGCTGGCCAGAAACCGCTGTTTTTACCAGTTCTGGATCGATAGCACGCAACGTATCCAGATAGTTCTCTTTCACAACAGCCGCTTTCACCTGGTTCAGGATCCCCGCGTTACGTACTTGTGGCTCTTTACGCTCTGGCGGGTAACCTTCCCCTTTGCGGCCTGTGAACGCTTTCTCAAAGATAAAGCGCACGTTCAGTTCTGCACCCCAGCCAAATCCTTTCGCAAACGGCAGGGACAGTGCGTTACCGTTGTTGATCTGAGCAAACAGGAACGCATCGGCAGGATCGATGCAGTAACCGCAGATCACACCAGGATGAATATTCAGCGACATCAGCGCCCCCTGCCCCGTGCCGCAACCCGTCACGACAAAATCAACCGCTTTAGAATTCAGCAGGATACTTGCCATAATGCCAAGATGAATGTAGGTCAGATGGTGATCGTTCTCATCGCTCATTCCTACGTTATAGACCGGGAAACCTTTCTCATCGGCAACGGCTTTTAACTCATTAAGGATGATAGGATTTTTACCCGCCTGGCTGTTTTCCATCATCAGTGCAATTTTCATCTTTTCTCTCCTGAATACGTTGCGGGTGATCCCGCCGTGGATACCTGATCGCTTCAACCTTACTATCAAATAAACACACTTTCAAATTAAGTGAAAGGTTGTTTTAAAAAACGAAGATGGGCTCACAATTTCACGATTATTAAGCGAAAAAGAGGTCGTCTGCTTAAAGTGAAAAAATCACTATTCCCGACCCTCGCAGTTAGCTAGACTGCGACAAAAGATTATAAAAACACCGCCTGGGGAACCCCTGTGAATCTGCACTGCTGGAAGCCTCGTTTTACATTCTTGCTTCTCTCTTTTGCGCTTTTCTGGATTAGCATACCCGCGTTAAATGCAGCTCAGCCCGACGAACCTATTCCCGTCTGGATATATAACGCCGACAGTTTCGAGTTCTGGCACACGCCACAAGGAGAGCCGAAGGGGTTTTATCCAGACCTGATTACTGCCATCAACCAAAAATATGGCACACACCTGCGGCTAAACCCCTTGTCCGGAAGTGAGATCGGGGAGCGTTTTGCGAATGATCGCTATGGGGTCTATGCCGGTGTAGTACGAACAGAGCAGCGCGCCCGTACCCGAATTCTCTCAGCACGCCTGTTCGATAACGAGGTGGTTGTCGCCAGCCCCACCATGACGGTCACCTCAGTGGAACAGTTGAGCCATGCACGCGTCCTTTTTCGCAAAGATGACGCAACCTTTGAGAGCGTCCAGCAACGCTACCCTGATCTAAAATTCTACTCCCTACGGTTCGCCTCCACTAGCGAAGAGGCATTCCGGTTACTCAGCGAACATCAGGCGGATGTTTATATTAACGATGCCTCTGAAATGGAAAACACGCAGCGCTATTATCTCATCTCCCGACCTTTCCCTGAGTTGCGAATTCCCGTTGTTCTGGCATTCAGTCCGGAACTCCACCCTTTGCATGAAAAGATCAATGCGTTTATTGGTGAATGGTATCGCAGCGGCGAAATGCGCAAAACGCTGGAAGAGAGTAAGCGAAACTACCTCCTGAGTCGCATTGAGATATCCGATCAGGAACGTCATTGGCTTGCGAACAATCACCTGCAAATCAATTTGCCCAAAAATGAAAATTTCGCCCCGATTATCTGGAAAGATAGCAACGGATATCATGGCACGGCGATCGATATGATTAACAATATGCGTGATTTATTAGGCATACGTGTGGATGTCAATTTTATCGATAACTATGCTTCCATCCTGCCCCAACAGCACTGGCCTGTCCGCCTGGTCAACATTGCCGAACGCAATGACACTACCCACGCCGATGGACGTATTGGTCCGGACATTGCCTGGCACAACGTTTATTACAATCGCATCGGGAAGCCATTTTTGTGGGATGAAGAGAATATCCGGAGCCAGCGTGTGGGGGTGCTGGACGGTTCCTTTTCTGCGGCCTATTTGCAGCAACGCTTTGGTAATGACGTAATTATTGTAACTCGCCATAGCATTGAAGGTCTTATTGATGCCATCGAGAATAATAAAATCGATTTTATTCTGGGCGATCTCAGTTCTCTGGAATCAACCCTTCGGGGCAATGAACTGTTCCGGGGCGTTCTCAAAGTGGCTGGTGTCACGCGTTCTGAGTTGATTATTGGCCCCTGGGTACAACCTGACCACCCGCTATTCCATCTCCTGACACAAGTTCATCGGCTGTCGGAGTTTCGTACCCAACTTGAACGCCAGGAAGAACATAAACTCTTCCCGGACTTAACCAAAAATACGCTAAAAATCATCAGTGTTATTTTGCTGATCGCCGCCCTGTTCAGCATCAGTATGCTGTTAATGATGCGCCGCCATCTCAGGCAAAACCGCATAGTTAACCGCAACATTGTGCAAGCGCTTGAGAAGGTCAACCGGGCTCATGATGATGAAACAGGCAGCCATATTCAGCGCGTCGCAAAATACTGTGGGCTCATGGCGCGCGAGCTTGGGTTGTCAGGCAAAATGATCCGCGAAATTGAACATTTTGCCTCCCTGCATGACGTGGGGAAAATCGCCGTACCGGAGCGGATCCTGCGCAAGCAAGGGCCACTCACGGCAGAAGAATTTAGTGAAATGAAACTTCATACCATCAAAGGCTGGCGCATTATTCAGGGGCTCGGACTCGGAGCCGTTGCAGAAAATATTATCCATTACCACCACGAGAAATGGGATGGCAGTGGCTATCCTGAAGGTTTACGAGGTGAACAAATTCCGCTTGAAGCGCGCATCCTGGCGCTGGCGGATGTCTATGATGCCTTGAGGCAAAAGCGTGTGTATAAACCCGGCTTCACGCATGATCTGGCCTGTGAGGTGATCCTCGACGGTACTGGACGCCATTTCGATCCACAGCTTATCGCCCTGTTTCGTCAGCACCATTTGAAATTCCAGACGATTTTCGACAGCCTCGCCGACTAGTCAGGCTCGTTGCGAAGAGAAAGGGTAGATTGTCTGGCTATTCCTCCCATTGCACCTGTTGTCAGCAGCGTAGGATAGGGTATCTCCATTGACTCAGAGCGAAATATGAAAAGAGTATTCGTTGCCGGCGCGATTCTGCTGCTCGCGGGCTGTAGCATCACCCGTAAGGCTGAGGTCAGCAGCATAGATGTACCTGGCGGGATAGTCCGACTCGACTACGGTCAGGCCATGCTGCAAAACGCCCATTATGATGACTATGTCACCAACGGCACGGCAACCCGCGAATGCCAAAATATGGGTTATGCAACCGCTTCTGCGTATGGCCAGCCAATCAAAACCTGTACCCTCACCAGCGGCTCTCTGTGTCTGAATGAGAGCATGACGATCCAGTACAAATGTTTGGGTTATGCCGTTAACCCAAATGCAAACCACACCTACTATTAATAATAGCTGCCAGCTCAGGCTGGCAGTATATTCAAACACGAACCAGAATAATTCTCATTAATAAATAAAAGATCGCCAATGCGTTTTATTCCCATTCGTATTTTTAATAAATAAGATATTTATTTTACTTTTTGCAAATAATTAAATAACAAATTATAGTGTCGTTCATCGTGAACCATAAATAATAACCCGGAGCAGCACCATGCTAAAAACTGAAATGATCGACAAGCTCAATGCGCAGATGAACCTTGAATTGTATTCGTCCCTGCTCTATCAACAGATGAGCGCCTGGTGCAGCTATCACAGCTTTGAAGGGGCCGCAGCGTTTCTTCGTCGTCATGCTCAGGAAGAGATGACGCACATGCAGCGCCTGTTTGATTATCTGACTGACACCGGTAGCCTGCCACGTATCAACACGGTTGAATCACCGTTTGCTGAGTACAATTCTCTTGATGAGCTGTTCCGCGCGACTTACGAGCACGAGCAGTTGATTACAGCGAAAATTAACGAACTGGCACATTCCGCAATGACCAACCAGGATTATCCGACCTTTAATTTCCTGCAATGGTACGTTGCTGAACAGCACGAAGAAGAGAAGCTGTTTAAATCTGTT
This sequence is a window from Enterobacter sp. RHBSTW-00994. Protein-coding genes within it:
- a CDS encoding non-heme ferritin-like protein; this translates as MATQAMIQKLNAQMNLEFYASNLHLHLSDWCSENSLNGTASFFRTQAQSNVTHMMRVFDFMKHVGANPIVKAIDMMDDDYSSLEELFQKTLEEFEQRRVTLSKLADEAKAQKDSTTLDFLRDIDKEQQQDGVLLKTLADEIRNAKLAGLCPEQTDRHLLNVVRDQHH
- a CDS encoding anaerobic C4-dicarboxylate transporter, which translates into the protein MITIEFIVIILCLLIGTRFGGMGLGLISGIGLFILSFIFGLQPGKPPVDVMLTILAVIGCAATLQTAGGLNVMMQFAERLLRKHPQHITLLAPFTTWMLTFLCGTGHVVYTMFPIIADIALKKGIRPERPMAVASIASQMAITASPVSVAVVSLVSILGAQHGIGHAWGILEILAISVPASLFGVAIAALWSLRRGKNLADDPDFQEKLKDPKQREFIYGGTETLMNQRFPKQAYWSTWIFFAGIAVVVLLGALPELRPAFDIKGKMTALSMNLVIQMMMLIAGAVMLIVCKVNASAISNGAVFKAGMVAIFSVFGVAWMSDTFFQAHLDELKMALEGVVKSHPWTYAIVLFLVSKLVNSQAAALTAVAPMGLMLGIDPKMLIAFFPASYGYFVLPTYPSDLACIGFDRSGTTKIGRFIINHSFILPGLIGVSCACAASYLLVQTFF
- a CDS encoding DUF2766 family protein gives rise to the protein MSQNLSADQELVSDVVACQLVIKQILDVLDVIAPVEVREKMSSQLKTIDFTSHPAAADPVTRRAIQKAIALIELKFTPQGESH
- the azuC gene encoding stress response protein AzuC; the protein is MKLRKILKSMWANYCNTFKDVPPGAMF
- a CDS encoding MFS transporter, producing MSENITGKESRGLSPAALLVAGAFFMEFIDGTVIATALPDMAKSFGVQAVDLNIGISAYLITLAVLIPASGWIADRFGARKVFALALAIFTLASVFCGLATTVDQFVAMRVLQGMGGALMVPVGRLAVLRTTPKHQLITAIATLTWPALVAPIIGPPLGGFITSYANWRWIFFINVPLGIVAIILALRIIPDLHDDERRPFDLPGFLATTIAMVSLVYAMESMGGQHVQEGLTLLLLAIGTVALIFALRHFRRVPWPMIRLDALDVPTFRVTMYGGSLFRASISAVPFLLPLMFQVGFGMDAFHSGLLVLAVFVGNLTIKPATTPLIRSLGFKRLLLINGALNVLALLACALITPHTPVWLIMLILYLGGVFRSIQFTAVSTLAFADVPSPQMSYANTLFSTATQLAVGLGITLGAIGIRIGEKMGDAFGLAAIPGISFRLAFVAIALICLVGMFDTLRLTKDAGSAVSKK
- a CDS encoding RpiB/LacA/LacB family sugar-phosphate isomerase; translated protein: MKIALMMENSQAGKNPIILNELKAVADEKGFPVYNVGMSDENDHHLTYIHLGIMASILLNSKAVDFVVTGCGTGQGALMSLNIHPGVICGYCIDPADAFLFAQINNGNALSLPFAKGFGWGAELNVRFIFEKAFTGRKGEGYPPERKEPQVRNAGILNQVKAAVVKENYLDTLRAIDPELVKTAVSGQRFQQCFFENCQDKEIEAFVRAIVG
- a CDS encoding HD domain-containing phosphohydrolase, whose translation is MNLHCWKPRFTFLLLSFALFWISIPALNAAQPDEPIPVWIYNADSFEFWHTPQGEPKGFYPDLITAINQKYGTHLRLNPLSGSEIGERFANDRYGVYAGVVRTEQRARTRILSARLFDNEVVVASPTMTVTSVEQLSHARVLFRKDDATFESVQQRYPDLKFYSLRFASTSEEAFRLLSEHQADVYINDASEMENTQRYYLISRPFPELRIPVVLAFSPELHPLHEKINAFIGEWYRSGEMRKTLEESKRNYLLSRIEISDQERHWLANNHLQINLPKNENFAPIIWKDSNGYHGTAIDMINNMRDLLGIRVDVNFIDNYASILPQQHWPVRLVNIAERNDTTHADGRIGPDIAWHNVYYNRIGKPFLWDEENIRSQRVGVLDGSFSAAYLQQRFGNDVIIVTRHSIEGLIDAIENNKIDFILGDLSSLESTLRGNELFRGVLKVAGVTRSELIIGPWVQPDHPLFHLLTQVHRLSEFRTQLERQEEHKLFPDLTKNTLKIISVILLIAALFSISMLLMMRRHLRQNRIVNRNIVQALEKVNRAHDDETGSHIQRVAKYCGLMARELGLSGKMIREIEHFASLHDVGKIAVPERILRKQGPLTAEEFSEMKLHTIKGWRIIQGLGLGAVAENIIHYHHEKWDGSGYPEGLRGEQIPLEARILALADVYDALRQKRVYKPGFTHDLACEVILDGTGRHFDPQLIALFRQHHLKFQTIFDSLAD
- the yecR gene encoding YecR family lipoprotein; the protein is MKRVFVAGAILLLAGCSITRKAEVSSIDVPGGIVRLDYGQAMLQNAHYDDYVTNGTATRECQNMGYATASAYGQPIKTCTLTSGSLCLNESMTIQYKCLGYAVNPNANHTYY
- the ftnA gene encoding non-heme ferritin; amino-acid sequence: MLKTEMIDKLNAQMNLELYSSLLYQQMSAWCSYHSFEGAAAFLRRHAQEEMTHMQRLFDYLTDTGSLPRINTVESPFAEYNSLDELFRATYEHEQLITAKINELAHSAMTNQDYPTFNFLQWYVAEQHEEEKLFKSVLDKLSLAGKSGEGLYFIDKELSTLDTQN